Proteins found in one Quercus robur chromosome 2, dhQueRobu3.1, whole genome shotgun sequence genomic segment:
- the LOC126707359 gene encoding RNA-binding protein involved in heterochromatin assembly dri1 — protein MSWSGGDWICSACQHSNFKKRDTCQRCGYPKYGGPDPSTYMSNRTEVLAGDWYCNCGAHNYASRSNCFRCSAYKNDYAVMGSGGYGSDCSAPPGWKSGDWICSRLGCGVHNYASRTECFKCGTPKEYGGGM, from the exons ATGAGCTGGTCAGGGGGAGATTGGATATGCAGTGCTTGCCAGCACTCGAATTTCAAGAAAAGGGATACTTGCCAACGCTGTGGATACCCGAAGTATGGTGGCCCCGACCCATCAACGTATATGAGCAACAGGACTGAGGTGTTGGCGGGGGACTGGTACTGCAATTGTGGTGCCCACAACTATGCCAGCCGATCAAACTGTTTTAGGTGCAGTgcatataaaaatgattatgcCGTGATGGGTTCTGGAGGTTATGGATCAGATTGCAGTGCCCCACCTGGATGGAAAAGTGGTGACTGGATTTGTTCTAG ATTGGGATGTGGAGTACACAATTATGCTAGCAGGACAGAATGTTTCAAATGCGGAACACCAAAGGAATATG GTGGTGGAATGTAA
- the LOC126715344 gene encoding zinc finger CCCH domain-containing protein 39: MSFPDPHPLFMMQSQHFASDAIGVWPQAPMNNDQFDGHSQPFKRPRNSEDNLSDALPCTPMNSRMNPPNPPPINKGTSNIFYKTKMCTSFIAGMCTKGSDCKYAHGIEDMRQPPPNWQELAGLRGVEDRSSGNWDDDQMLIHKLKLCKKFCYGEECPYGDRCNFLHEDPAKFRDDSKRFRESSVISIGTSGSSMAHGSVSNQSDGGRLVNNGPDAFRVTTRPYLKTKLCNSWERGQCHYGDKCHFAHGQAELRVAVGLLEGDTLSTGSIPVLAKPQSVPANDASLIKTGIVPTLTEEGQQGKKCLLKWKRPQKINRIYGDWLDDMPLVQHLPSKVES, from the exons ATGAGTTTTCCTGATCCTCACCCTCTGTTTATGATGCAATCCCAGCATTTTGCTAGTGATGCCATTGGTGTGTGGCCTCAAGCCCCAATGAACAATGACCAATTCGACGGGCATTCTCAACCTTTCAAGAGGCCCAGAAATTCTGAGGACAATTTATCCGATGCTTTGCCCTGTACACCAATGAATTCTAGGATGAACCCCCCAAATCCTCCTCCAATCAATAAAGGAACAAGCAATATTTTCTACAAGACTAAGATGTGCACAAGTTTTATTGCTGGTATGTGTACCAAAGGTTCGGATTGCAAGTATGCTCATGGAATTGAGGATATGCGTCAACCTCCACCGAATTGGCAAGAGCTTGCCGGTTTACGTGGGGTTGAAGATAGATCATCTGGAAATTGGGATGATGACCAGATGCTAATCCACAAGCTGAAGCTATGCAAGAAGTTTTGTTATGGGGAGGAGTGCCCTTATGGTGATAGGTGTAATTTTCTTCATGAAGATCCggcaaagtttagggatgattCAAAGAGGTTTAGGGAGAGTTCAGTGATTAGCATTGGAACTTCCGGATCATCTATGGCACACGGAAGTGTTTCTAATCAGTCTGATGGTGGTAGGCTTGTGAACAATGGTCCGGATGCTTTTCGAGTGACTACAAGGCCCTATTTGAAGACAAAGTTATGTAACAGTTGGGAGAGAGGTCAATGTCATTATGGTGATAAATGCCACTTCGCTCATGGGCAAGCAG AGTTGCGAGTGGCTGTTGGACTTCTTGAAGGGGATACATTGAGTACTGGATCCATTCCCGTTTTGGCAAAACCCCAATCTGTTCCTGCTAATGATGCGTCTCTAATTAAAACAGGAATCGTGCCTACTTTAACTGAAGAAGGGCAGCAGGGTAAGAAGTGCTTGTTGAAGTGGAAAAGACCCCAGAAGATCAATCGCATTTATGGTGATTGGCTTGATGATATGCCGCTAGTGCAACACCTGCCAAGCAAAGTGGAGAGCTGA
- the LOC126715346 gene encoding nudix hydrolase 19, chloroplastic yields the protein MFFSLLSQTSPLFSLSKKLSFLHNLTKTLSRLTITKTISTSTMAINLKPHAFAGNPLRSKTPKAEDPFAPIPALETLKTQLLDSTTEHHVSPPTFKVLPFRKGRPLASSNGGVGDLVPNWNLGWVSLADCKDYLANSGVQLNGDSLVYLGSRPEDDVVYWAIDVSDEGGLVTEFATKQLSFVEVRTLMVATDWADSVAMGELAIAGHARALLEWHSISRFCGHCGEKMVPIEAGSRKQCSNELCKKKVYPRVDPVVIMLIIDRENDCALLSKQSRFVPRMWSCLAGFIEPGESLEEAVRRETWEETGIEVGEVVYHSSQPWPVGPSSMPCQLMVGFHAYAKSLEINVDKEELEDAQWHNREDVKKALTFAEYQKAQRTAAVKVEQMCKGVEKGQNLAADFNVESGELATMFVPGPFAIAHHLISSWVYQDSFNGVEAHLKLPRSGSMSSL from the exons AtgttcttctctctcctctctcaaacctcacctctcttttctctctctaaaaaactctcttttcttCATAACTTAACCAAAACTCTCTCTCGCCTCACCATAACCAAAACCATATCCACATCCACCATGGCTATAAACTTGAAGCCCCATGCTTTTGCAGGCAACCCTTTGAGATCCAAGACCCCAAAAGCTGAAGACCCATTTGCACCAATCCCAGCCCTTGAGACCCTCAAGACCCAGCTCTTAGATTCCACCACTGAACACCATGTCTCTCCACCTACTTTCAAGGTCCTACCTTTCAGAAAAGGCAGgcccttggcatcttccaatggtGGGGTTGGTGACTTGGTACCAAATTGGAATCTGGGTTGGGTTAGTTTGGCTGATTGTAAAGATTACTTGGCCAATTCTGGGGTCCAATTGAATGGGGACTCCTTGGTTTATCTGGGTTCCAGGCCTGAGGATGATGTTGTTTATTGGGCTATTGATGTTTCTGATGAGGGTGGTCTGGTTACTGAGTTTGCTACCAAGCAGCTCAGTTTTGTTGAGGTTAGGACGCTAATGGTAGCCACAGATTGGGCTGATTCCGTGGCTATGGGGGAATTGGCTATTGCTGGACAT GCCAGGGCATTGCTAGAATGGCATAGCATATCAAGATTTTGTGGACACTGTGGTGAGAAAATGGTCCCCATAGAAGCTGGGAGCCGAAAGCAATGTTCAAATGAGTTATGCAAAAAGAAGGTTTATCCTCGTGTTGATCCG GTTGTCATTATGTTGATCATTGATAGAGAGAATGACTGTGCACTCTTAAGCAAACAATCAAGATTTGTACCCCGAATGTGGAGTTGCTTAGCTGGTTTTATAGAG CCAGGAGAAAGCTTGGAAGAGGCAGTGAGAAGAGAAACATGGGAGGAGACTGGTATTGAAGTAGGAGAAGTTGTATATCATAGTTCACAGCCATGGCCTG TTGGGCCAAGTAGCATGCCGTGCCAGTTGATGGTTGGGTTTCATGCATATGCAAAATCACTAGAAATAAATGTGGACAAGGAAGAGTTGGAAG ATGCTCAGTGGCATAATAGGGAAGATGTGAAAAAAGCTCTGACATTTGCTGAATACCAAAAAGCTCAAAGAACAGCTGCAGTCAAGGTAGAACAGATGTGCAAGGGGGTTGAGAAAGGACAAAACTTGGCGGCGGATTTCAATGTGGAAAGCGGTGAACTTGCAACCATGTTTGTCCCAGGGCCATTTGCTATCGCCCATCATCTCATATCTTCCTGGGTCTATCAGGATTCATTCAATGGTGTTGAAGCTCATTTAAAACTACCTAGAAGTGGTTCTATGTCGAGTTTGTAG